TGTCGCATATGATAATTGTCTACAGGAATTAGAAGCATCAAAAAATATCTCCTGCCTTCTTTTAGCAGACAAAGAAGATATGGAACTGTGTTGTTGATCAGAATTATGATCAGTGCTGTATTGATTTCTTCTATCCTCAAAATAATGATCTTTAAGAATGTCAGCTGAATGTTGTCtggattcatgttttttttatgaatcgaGCTTCAGAACTTGAGTATCCATATTAGATGTGATGCCGATACTAGCAGCAGGCAACTCCACATACATTGCATTTGCAGCTTTACTGTGGTCCTTATTCACCTACAATAGGGAAAACAAAAACTGTGCATAAACAACCATCTTCATTTTGTAAAAGACAAGAATGCATATCAGTAAATGTTGAGCAAAATTGTGAATCTTCATGATCACTTAGAGAAAATGCAATAGGGAAACCACGTCAACACAATCTGTGAAACACCAACTAAACACCTAGAAATGGTTAGCCAAGAGTTGTCCAGAACAAAACCATGCCCACATAATCATATCTCAACCCTTAAAGACAAAATGAAAAGATCATGCAGAGAATTTACAGAACAAATCCAGGCCACTAATTGTAAAAGACCGCCTATGCAGATTAACTTATTGAATTCATACAAAAGAAGGAACCACCGAAATGGAGGATCCAACCCACAAGAGAAAAATCTTACAGGCATCATCTGATTAGGAGTTTGTAATTTGCTCATCTGATTGGGAGTTTGTATTTTGCTCAGCTGATTAGGCATTTGCAGTCCACCCAGCTGATCAGCAGTTTGCACTTTGCTCAGCTGAATAGGGCTTTGTACTTGGTGATGAGTGAATGCATCCACTGCCACACCTTGAGTTCTATCAGGAGTGCTGCACTGGCCAGCATTGGTGCTCACAGAAATGACATTTGCCTCCTCCAATTCCATGCTGGCCACAGATACTCCCTTGGTAGATATGTCAAGCATGTCAAACTTGCCAACTTTATCTTCGCAATCCTTTCTATCCATGCGACTGCTCTTATTCTCATCAAACATAGAAACCTCACTCCTCTCCAACAATTTCACATTACTAGAATCAGAAAGTAAACCAGATGTCGCTTGCGGCTCCTTCATAGCTTCTGATAAAAGTGCTTCCAAACCAGGAGAAAGTTTCCCATAGTCATAACTCTTCAAGTTTTCTCCCACAAGACTCATATCATTTGAATCTCTACCCCCACTACCTTGCACAAAACCAGAAACATTCTGCGAAGTTACCTTCTTATCTTTTGTCAGTACCATGGAACTCCCTGGAGCAGAAGGGGTGGTAATATTCGAAGGTGTTTTCTCTTCCGCAGCGACACGAACCTCAGTGGGTGTCTTAAACTCTTCTCCAGACACTGACCTCACAAGACTTCGGTAATGCATTGAAAATGCAGTCGAATCCATGGTAACATCAAGATTACAATCCGATGCACCAGAATCAGATAATCTTCCAGCTCTAATAAAACTCGCTGACACAGGCCCAAAAAAGTTGTCCTCTACAAAATGTAACGGCAACAAAAATTCTTCAACATTTTCcccaaaaatatttgttattcaCTATTCAAACAACAATGACCTAAAAAAAGCAAGTAAAATTGCAAccaaatactaataaaaaatagaacaaaccATCGTTACAAGAAGCAGAGCCAACGATACTGCTGCCTCCCGGAGACGGCGACTCGACTGGCCGAAAAAACGACTTCCTGGAATTGATCGAATAATCGTTATCGTCATCATCGGCACCAGTGGGAGATGATATTTCTTTAGAATCATCGCTATCCGCGAGGTCACCGAAAAAAGCACGAACTTCATCGTCTGTGTCGGATATGGGGGATTTCGTGGAAGGGGGGTCAGGAGGGGTCTCGTATTCATCGTCGCGCTTGAAGATGTGGACGGAAGTGATCTCGCGGTCAGCGAAGCTCACGCGCCGCGACCGTTTCTTCCTGAGAGCGATGGTTTCCTCGTCGGTGTTGGAGTTTTGGCTGGGATCTTCTATAGTTGCCGGATTTGATGCCATTTGGGGGGGTTAGGTTTTTTGCAGAGTGGAAATGAAAtgccagagagagagagggagagagagtggCGTTTGATTTTTTGTGTGCAATTGTGCGCGGGAGAGTTGGTGTTTTGTTACCGTAGCTTTTAATTTTACGAAGTAATAAGTAAACTACGTACCAGTTTGCAATCGTTTACTTACCAGTTCGTAACAGTTATTGTACGTTGTAATTTTAAATGAGAGAAAATAAGTAAGTAACtccatccattttattttatttgtggttggccttttatgattttttatttattttcaaatttctataaattattttatgggACATGCttgaattatataaatctttttttgctattattcgatttttcaatttattattgattgattgatataaatttaaaaaaaactaatcattataataaaaaaaaatacatataatatatTCTACTTTTGTATGcatcttcaaattaaatttcccAATCTCgttgatttaaatatattacaaattaaGTGATAGTTTGGGCATGCTTCTTTTTGGTCATGAGCATCATTTCGATGCTTTTTggctttctaaaaattatttttttaaatttttatatatttgtttgctaataaaaaaattaattaataaaaaatattgtccaattaaaaaaaatatggtttgattttcaggaaagtatttttttttttattttggatggaaaacattttccagaatatatgaaaaatttataaattttatattatttattgattataataaatttgatcctcaaacttttaattgttatatattttgttttgaattttttttttaatttcactcctagaatttgatttgatttgatttgatttttatattaacttttatctttatttttataattgttatttgtttttctcttattatttttttaattgaaattttttatctatcaaatttggttcccattcttttgattattacttattttatttgaaataatttatgaaattattattattattattattattattattatttcatcatcttttaattcttttatatgttagatttaatctctattatttttattgttatttattttacttgagataatttatgaaattagatttgtttttttttttcaatttcattcttattcaacttttgaatttgtaagatttgcttcttattattttaataaacttgaaaaaaaaatattaataagttattttccaacttattttttcatgatataatcaaacactagaaagtattttccataacactaccaaacatcaaaaaataattcactttttaggaatttattttctacaaaaccacttttcagtaaaaaactattttccatcAAATAAATGGGGCATTAATGTTTTTGACATGTGCCCTGCCAAATAAATATAGTTATTAGATTGGGGTTGACATGAGAGGATAAATTGGGATTTGAGCAACCTAGTGTCTTGGCTAGGTTGGAAAAAAGCCAAACTTGGGTAAGTAGTTGACTCAGAAAGACTCGGGCGGCCTGCTAAGTAAACCAGCAACTCGAGGAACCCGATGCAACCCACAATggacctttttttaaaaaaaaaaggaaaccaaaaattaatataCAAATAACAAACCTAATGTATTTTTTCTAAAGATGAAAGATATTTGCTTGTGTAGGTGTTTCCcgaaccaaaataattttttccacaaacaaaaaatcaattcacaAAAACCTAGCCTCACATACTTTGTTGGAACAAACCTagattgacatttttttttaacaagtatttttttttctcaaccaataaaaaaatcaattcacgGCCTTACATATTTTTCCAAAGATGTTCCACATGACAAAGTAGTGTCTAGTAGAATTTTTTTGCAGAAGAGTTGAATTGATGGTTTTAGTTTAAGgaccaaaaacaaaaggttCATAAAGTATAAGCGTTGCCTCACACGGGGAGTAATCAGAGGTTTTTTTCTTGCTCGGTCCAACCTTATACAAATGAGCCAATTACCCTTTCCTTGTTGATCACTAACTCATattaaagttcactatataaacacAAGaagatagttttattttattttaatatgggattggatatatatatatatatatatatatatatatatatatatatatatatatacactcacAAGAAGAAAGTTGTGTTTTTCCAACGTGTAAtaagaaatcttttttgtttaaatatttcaacttaaaaggagaagataatatatttttgatgcatgataaaaaaaatattttgaaataatcttttaaactttattatttaaaacatacaTCTTGGCATCcacattaattatttcttaatttttttcatataatatactaaaacctcaaatatttttttttaaatttttttggattgacTTGAGTCAACTTGTGTGACTTGCTTCTAATTCTGCTTTTCTTTAAAGGTCAACCCATTAGACTTGGGACCTGACCCTATGGTCAGGTCAACCCTCGAGCCGGGTTTAATAGCAATCCAAAAAAAAGCAGAACCAAAAGCGTTTTCAAATAggcactaaaaaaatatggtgtttTTATTATAGATCACCCCACAAGGCACTATTCATTTCAATggcactttcttttcttttctttctttttttctaattaatatttttaaaattttaatttcatctatcaatatttgatttattgagtattgaattttatgatttattttaatatactttctaCGAGATTATCATAACCTCATGATCTAGATTGTGGGTTTAGCGGATtaacctcttctttttttttcaattttatccttcaacatttggttTGCTAAGGATTgttcttcatgattttttattttttttttacttttcatggaGTCATTTAAGCCTCAAGACTTAAGTCATGGATTTTTGCAAGTTAATCAAGTGACTcggttgtttttcttttttttaattgatttttttttaattttacccttcaatattttattaattgaaaattaggcttatttatttattttggtttgctttatatgagattattcCGATTTCATTATCCTAATCacgagtttgacgagttaatccGGGTTGATCCAGgtaactttttaaattgattttttttttaattttatcttttaatattagattaattagaaattatgttttataatttatttcaatttgctttGTACATGGTTATTTTAGCCTCTTGACCCAAGTCGTGAATTTGGTGGGTTAACCAAGGTTAacttagattgtttttttttttttgtgtgttttatttatataaagttatcTCGATGTCATACCATTTGTTATGGGTCTAATGATTTAAATcgggttggtttttttataatttatttttttttaattttatcattcaatatttgatcgACTAGGAAttagttttcatattatttttggatttgattttttatgaagttaacATGGTCTTATAACTTAGGTCACATATTTAGTGGATTAACCCGGGTTAAAtcggtttgttttttagatatttttttaattaatgtttttttaatttcatcttttaatattaatttgattgagaattatgcttcataattcattttaatttattttatatgaggttatcatggtTTTATGATCAAGATTGCGTGTTCAAATAGTTAAATCTAGattgatctaatatgttataattttaatattaaaataatatatattattttaaaattgttttagtcaaattaattagttttttattcatcattcaAATTGTCTTGGCACAACGTGGAGAAATAGAAAACGTTTTTCATCTAATATTCCAAATTCTagatataaataatacaaaGGTAACtgatgaatgtataattttttaattaaaattataatgccTTCTAccgattggaaaaaaaataaccttttaaaaaaagggaaaaaaatgatcTAAACTAGGAGACAGACATTACAAGAGTAAATTCCACATTTTCTACGTTTTGTTATTCTCATCCCCACAACCAAACAAGTCATGAACAAAACATTTTGTCATGTTTATAAGACATGAAATCAATCAAGTTtgtaataaaaatgtttttattgacatgaaatcaatcaagggaggactaaaaagaaaaaaaatcaatccatcaGGCGGCACCTTTTGGTGCATTATTGTCCAGCccagaaaaagaaattgcttgATGTTCATGAAGCTGGCCGGAATAGAGGTGTACGACAGCATTTTTCTTGTCTCTTGCTTTCTATTTCCTTACAACTTCTTGTGAAATTTTGAATGTTATGAAGAGATATTCTACCCTTTTGGAGGACAAACTGATGAGCATTAGATTCTTGTGGCAAATTTATTTCTGAATGATTACAGACAAGGGAAGCATTGACACCAGAATAAGAAGCGGTACTAAGCAAAGTTCATAGCAGAATGTCATGGGTATAATTCTTCACAGTCAGATTTCTGAAAATCATTCTTTTTCCAGGCTTTAAAacctgcaggacagattcgggtGCTATCAAACTTCGATTCGAAGGATTATATTGCCTCCCCATATGATCCCAAGTCGATCATTAAGGTGGATGATGACCTTAGAAAGCTCTTTCGAGGAATTGAACTTCCTCGTGATATGCTTGACATTGAGAAGTATCTCCAAATGAATGGGATGATGCCAGCTTCCAACACTTCAAAGAGGAGGGAAGCAGCCCAGGTGAAGGGCATTTTCTCAGAGAAAAAGATCAAGAACAAGAAGCGTGGGATCAGAAAGATCCATAACCTGGCCAATCCACATCTTCCAGAACTTTATGAAACCTCGGTTCTTGATACTTCAGAAGTAGATTGCTCCATTGTTGAGCTGAGGTTTATTCGCAGAGATGCACTGCTTTCACAAGGAAAGTTGCTGCATGAGTCCTCAAATGAAGTTGATGTAGATAGGCTCTAGAGTTTGCACTGATGTGTCTTGCTTGTCAGAAGTTTACGTATATACGTTCGTATCAgtcattttttgcattttgtttttattcaagtgTAATCTTTTATCCCTAGTTACTCTAGCAACCTACACTAAACAATTCCTCATGAACAATGAAAATGTAAATGCTTATTTTTAGATTGGGATCAAAAGAtatttcgttttttttaaaaaaaaagtgtgataattgagttttattatattaaataattgagCATGGATTCCATTCCAAGGACCTGAGCCTTGTGACGAGTGAACTATTCTCAatcttttatattgttttatactTATGTAATTATTTAACTAGTCTTGAGGAAGGCACTTAACCTGGCTAGGAAGTGGATCTCTTTCCTCAACACTTGTCGATTCTGACTAAATTAGCTTTCACATATTTAATACAAGGGTTTCTGGGAAACCATTTTTGTTATCTCCATTACTAACAGTATACCAGTTCTCACCCATGGTTACACCAGCATGAGCAGCCCTTGGAATCACCAAATCATGTTGAACTCGCTTCAACATCTTGTTTAGTGATTGAAAATGGTCTCTTTATATCCAGATCTTTCTCTTGAGCCTTTGCTCCTATTGCACACAGCACAGTAGGACAACGCAAATCAGCTGTGAAATGGATTTTTTCTACTGGAACTCTTCCGCAAGAAACTCCATGATGGTATTCAATCTCACCATCGCCAGATCCTTGTGAAGCCTTGCAGTAAATGCTATTAAAGCTGAATAGATGCTTCTTCTTGAGCTGTTTGCTTGGTTTCTCCACACATCTCTAATTTTATAGGAGTTGCAGCCACTTGTAATCTGCCCAACAGCAAGTATGGTCATCAAGACAAGCACTGGGAGATAGATTTGCAATTCAACAGGAGAGGTGATAGCGACAAAAAGAGgaggaaatgaagaaaaagcaCCAGCTAGTTGACTTggaattttatgtaaaaaatagagGCAggtgtgaagaagcctttgatAATTGGATCAAGCAACCTGCGATGAAGATGGAGCAAAACCTCTCAATCAATACcatgaaaaatgatttaaatgcaATGCTAAGAAATTTTAGTGTCCCAGCAGCTGCAAGTGGATGGTTAGTTGCTTATCAAATTTCTCTGCCACGCGGTTTTCATATCATCAATAATGAGATTGCCTATGCTACTCTGGCTGAGCCAATTTCTAGTCTCTACTGCCCAATTTAATGATGCTGACACAGAGAGCTCAATGACTATCAAATGCAAGCAAAGACAGCCTTGAGCTATTAAAAACCGTTTGGGAACATTATTGAaaccgtgtttttaaaaaatttaaattttttttctgctaaaatttaatacgatttttatatttttgatcgttttgatgtgctgatgtcaaaaataatgtttaaaaaataaaaaaacattattaatatgCATTTCaatacgaaaaattatttgaaaagtaatcactATTATACTGTCAAATACACTATGAAATGGAGACGCAGTGCATATTAGGCAGTTTTTGAGGATATATTTGTCTGCATAGAGATTGAAAAATCGGAAGTGCTTATCTACCTAGTTTCCAGGGGGTGCATACTTTCTACAGGATGAAGATAAGATGAAAATTTATAAGAAATCCAGCAGCAAAAATACAATCCACCTAACCTGGagagttgaaaaacaaaactatttacAATAATTTCTTGTTGAACTATCATGGCTACCTAATGATTTATACTAATTTCTAGCATATACATTGCGCCAATTCTCTCGAAGCTCATCATGATAATCTCTCAGCTCCTTCAGTTTTTGCTCCAAACGAACTTTTAGAACAGGCAGTGCACGTTGAGGATCTTCGTTGAATTTGCGGAGTAAATCAAGACCCTGATCATCATATAAACGTTCGAGACATCTTAAAAAGATATCCCGATTCCCTTTTTTGAATTTGTCATGAGGGATGCCTTTTTCCAATTCATCTGCGTATTCAACAGCTGAGCTAAACCAGCCAATTAGCATGTCCATCTCATGTCTATTATCTTCACATTCAAACAAGATTTCCTCGTTCTCGTCGATGTTCCTGGAGAAGAAGTCCTCAGTTCCTGGAGGCGCCAACAATAATCGATCATTCAACTCCTGCAATTCGGGCTGCATTCTGTTGTGTTTAGGAGGATCACGATAGTCTTTTGGAAGATACAGATAACTAGGGGTACACCTTATGCACTGAGAGAGATCAAGTTCTCGATTTGACGTATAGAGATACTTCCCATTCTTTTTGTCCCTTTGTTTGCATCCCCTTGTTTCAATCTTCTGCCCTTCATCCTCTTCCTCATCTTTTTTCCTGGATACATGAACATTCTCAGAGTCTGCAACATAACGCTGGAACTCATCCATGAGATCAGGATGCTTTCCAATCACAGCAGCTATCCTTTCTTTCCATTCATCCTTTTGAATCATTCGATTGGTGTAGTAGAAAATCGACTTTAAGAATTTATAATAGCTGTTCTCACATGATAGCCTCTTCCGAACCTTCTCGAACAAGCAGAGTCCATCCTGCCGGAGCTTTTTTATGACCACCCTGTCATATGCTTTCTCCCCGTATCTTCCTGCCTTCTTGACAATATTTCTTTCCGCACCTTTCTCTACACCCACCTGATCAATCTTTTCAGGCTGCTCCTGCTGCTGCTCGCCGGTCTGAATTGTAACTTTTCTGCCGTTGGTCACATCTTTATCTTGAGAGTTTGGATCACGAGATGCTCCTGAAGTTGTTTCAGAAGCTCGCACGAATCTATAAAAACCCTCTAGTAAATCAGTATCGTCTCCACACAGCGGGACAATAACTTTATAGAGATCCCTCCTGTCCTTTAACTGTCTTAAAACCTTCACATGATCATCCCAGACCTTTCCGCCACGCGTCCTCTGCTTGTCTATAAAATTCTGTAACAGCATTGTTTTCTCTGCTAAAACAGCCGCAGCTTCCTCCTTATCCTTATCCTCTACCTCTACTGTCTCATCttcatcgtcatcgtcatcgtcatcgtcatcgtcatcaAGGCTAAATCGACGCGAGGGCGGCAAAAATAAGTTGAACCCATGTATCAGGTCACAATGACCTTCAAGAATCTCCCTCACTCTTGCCAAGACATCATCAGATACGTTTTCTATCCTCCCTGAAAGCTCATCTGTTAGAGCCATGACATCTTTCATGACCCTGTaaaagctaattaatttttctggCTGGTCTTGGAACCTGGCTCTTAGTTCCTTGATATAGGTTTTGGATTCGCCATAATAATACCTCTGTGTCTCCATCTCTTTCACCCTCTCAACGATTTAACCAAGTGAAAAACGGAAGAAACAGAATCCGTCTTTTGTTTTAATCTCAATAAgaatgtgtgtgtatatatatataagcaaacCATAGGGGTCCTGGAATTCTGAGCTTCTTGCAACTCTACGAGCATCAGGACACTGGCAACTTATGTATAGAACGGTTCTTTCTAGGGTCGTTTCAGTTTCTTGTTGGGATGTGTTTTTGGGTTGGGTCTCGGGTTGGTCATGAGGCCTTAAGTGCTTGGTATTGTgattgaaaaatgttttttttaaaaaaaaattatttatttttttactttaaattaccatgtttttttatgtttttagaccattttgatgtgctaatgtaaaaaataatttttaaaaaataaaaaatttattttaatgtgttttggaataaaaagcactttaaaaaataattcatatcacactttcaaataccttattttattttggataatcttattttttgttttttttgtttttttatgtgtttctaACCATCcactcattttttatatatattattcattagtattacaattaatatatattatttagatgatagtaaaagtaaaattatttttttagccctcgaattaatcaattttaaaacaaatgatTTTAGCTTCTTATGTTTATTTGCTGCTGtacatgagaaaaaagaaagaaagaaagaaataagtcTAGTTTTTCTTATTGTAAATCTAGAAAGTACTTTATTTCACTCATAttactatcaaatttaattaatcaattcaaataataaataaaaaattaaaatatatattcaattaattcCATCATCTTCTAGAATAAAGGGAACcgtaaaaatttatgtttcccaccgctaaatttttatatcaagatttatttaaaatataataataaattatttaattaacagtAATAACAGGGcttgatataaaataatattttttatttttttaaaattttattttaaaataaacatattaaaacaatataaaattataaaaaaatttcactcAACAAACAAACGCGATTTTCGAGTCAATTACTTTCTTTTTCCCACCGATGCTTGAAGCAACTTGGATTGTGCCTTTGCTGGCCGCTGCCTTTTCTATTCTATTTCTCTGTTTGTGCTCCAGCTGAGCAAAGGTTAATCAAAGTTTTGACTTCTACTTTCTTGCAGTGTTTCTTGCACGGCCGCCGTGACAGCAACGGGTTCTCTGTGGAATCATAGACGTTTTGAGGATAGCTTCCACGAGGAAAGAAAATGATCAATTGAAACGTTCCATAgctagagagggagagggagagggagagggagagggggagagagagagagagaggaacatGTCTAAGACATACGGGAGAAAAACCAATAAATTGTAATTTCTCAAATCAATGTTAAGAATAATTAATCCTTGACCTAATCTTTTACCATCTAATAAAGGCCATCAAATTACGAAAGAACATACAAATCTTTGAGGatgaacaattaattaatattcatagGAATCTGGGAATTTGGAGCATAAGATGCCAGCGGAGTTGGTTCATAAACAGGCATGAATTGTCGAAACCTCTCTAGCAAATCAGGATCGTCAATGAACAGCTCAACAACATCACTGCAGACATCATCGAAGCTTCTCTTCTGGCTTGTCGACAGCAGAGTCTCCTTGAAAGCTTCATAGACCTTCTCGCCTCGCATCTTCGCTTCCTTTATTAAATCCTTAGCATCTTGAAATGCAGATAATACTGCTCCCTCCGCCGTGACCGGCTCAATCTTCACCCCATCATCAAGGCTGACTCGGTGAGAAGGAGGCAAGAAAAAGTTGAGCCCATAAATGAGGTCGTTGTGACCTTCAAGAATTGCCTTCAGTCGTGCTGGGGCGTCGTCAGGTAAGCCTCCGGGGCCGTCAGGCCGGACTCTTTGAGCCATGATGTCAATCATGACCTCGTAAAAGCTATCGAATTTCTCAGGCTGGTCATGAAACCTAGCTTTTAGTGCTCTGATGTAGGTTTTGGAAGGGTCAGAACAATCACCATGACTCAAATCTCCGTTTTGCTTCATCTTTCTCGAAAAACAAAGAAGGGAATGATTTACAGAGGATGTTTGCAATAGTCTTAGAATCTTACGTAAATAGTCTTAGAATCTCCTTGTCCTATATGGATAAGGACTCTTATGCTTGCAATGTTTACCTTTTCAACAAAGGAGACAGAAACTTCTTTGAAATATACCTTTTTCAAAGCAGACTCGGCTGCTGTTTGACCTCCACTTTTAGTCTTTCACGGCATGCTtcctttgtattttaaaaatatttttgaaaaaaattatattatatttttttaattttaaattgatatatatttttaatatttttagtttatcttttcaaaaataattttttaaaaataaaaatatattattttaatatatttttaattaaaaaacactttgaaaagtaaattattaaacattattctttttcttttctttacacgTGTGATCATTGTAattacatcaaataaaaattcaaaaatatatattttttacatgtgtGTATTTGCAAACTAATAATCAAATGCTTATAATTATATTCTATATAGTATTTCATTTACAATTTATTTGGGTCATACAAATTCTTACTTTATGAATTACAGTGAGCtctttgaatataatttatttagttgattttttttttttttacagagacTTGAGAGGATGAAGGAATTGCTTTTGtcacgtttttttttaaaataaaatcacaaataaatata
This genomic interval from Populus alba chromosome 1, ASM523922v2, whole genome shotgun sequence contains the following:
- the LOC140954765 gene encoding uncharacterized protein; its protein translation is MASNPATIEDPSQNSNTDEETIALRKKRSRRVSFADREITSVHIFKRDDEYETPPDPPSTKSPISDTDDEVRAFFGDLADSDDSKEISSPTGADDDDNDYSINSRKSFFRPVESPSPGGSSIVGSASCNDEDNFFGPVSASFIRAGRLSDSGASDCNLDVTMDSTAFSMHYRSLVRSVSGEEFKTPTEVRVAAEEKTPSNITTPSAPGSSMVLTKDKKVTSQNVSGFVQGSGGRDSNDMSLVGENLKSYDYGKLSPGLEALLSEAMKEPQATSGLLSDSSNVKLLERSEVSMFDENKSSRMDRKDCEDKVGKFDMLDISTKGVSVASMELEEANVISVSTNAGQCSTPDRTQGVAVDAFTHHQVQSPIQLSKVQTADQLGGLQMPNQLSKIQTPNQMSKLQTPNQMMPVNKDHSKAANAMYVELPAASIGITSNMDTQVLKLDS
- the LOC118055392 gene encoding paired amphipathic helix protein Sin3-like 2, with amino-acid sequence METQRYYYGESKTYIKELRARFQDQPEKLISFYRVMKDVMALTDELSGRIENVSDDVLARVREILEGHCDLIHGFNLFLPPSRRFSLDDDDDDDDDDDEDETVEVEDKDKEEAAAVLAEKTMLLQNFIDKQRTRGGKVWDDHVKVLRQLKDRRDLYKVIVPLCGDDTDLLEGFYRFVRASETTSGASRDPNSQDKDVTNGRKVTIQTGEQQQEQPEKIDQVGVEKGAERNIVKKAGRYGEKAYDRVVIKKLRQDGLCLFEKVRKRLSCENSYYKFLKSIFYYTNRMIQKDEWKERIAAVIGKHPDLMDEFQRYVADSENVHVSRKKDEEEDEGQKIETRGCKQRDKKNGKYLYTSNRELDLSQCIRCTPSYLYLPKDYRDPPKHNRMQPELQELNDRLLLAPPGTEDFFSRNIDENEEILFECEDNRHEMDMLIGWFSSAVEYADELEKGIPHDKFKKGNRDIFLRCLERLYDDQGLDLLRKFNEDPQRALPVLKVRLEQKLKELRDYHDELRENWRNVYARN
- the LOC118055240 gene encoding paired amphipathic helix protein Sin3-like 1; amino-acid sequence: MKQNGDLSHGDCSDPSKTYIRALKARFHDQPEKFDSFYEVMIDIMAQRVRPDGPGGLPDDAPARLKAILEGHNDLIYGLNFFLPPSHRVSLDDGVKIEPVTAEGAVLSAFQDAKDLIKEAKMRGEKVYEAFKETLLSTSQKRSFDDVCSDVVELFIDDPDLLERFRQFMPVYEPTPLASYAPNSQIPMNIN